From the Carya illinoinensis cultivar Pawnee chromosome 4, C.illinoinensisPawnee_v1, whole genome shotgun sequence genome, one window contains:
- the LOC122308181 gene encoding vacuolar protein sorting-associated protein 32 homolog 2-like: MFSRIFGKPKQETNALGTLDKLNETLEMLEKKEKVLIKKAAAEVEKAKEFTRAKNKRAAIQCLKRKRLYEQQVEQLGNFQLRIHDQMIMLEGAKATTETVDALRTGASAMKAMQKATNIDDVDTTMDEINEQTENMKQIQEALSAPIGAAADFDEDELEAELEELEGAELEEQLLQPATTAPAAPVQAPAGPQRNRPTPKRTAEEDELAALQAEMAL; the protein is encoded by the exons ATGTTTAGCCGGATCTTCGGCAAGCCAAAGCAGGAAACGAATGCTCTAGGCACGCTAGATAAACTAAACGAG ACACTTGAAATGCtagagaaaaaggagaaagtacttataaaaaaggcTGCTGCAGAGGTTGAAAAGGCCAAGGAGTTTACCAGAGCAAAGAACAAAAGGG CGGCTATACAAtgtttgaagaggaagaggttGTATGAACAGCAAGTGGAGCAGCTTGGAAACTTTCAATTGCGTATCCATGATCAG ATGATAATGTTAGAAGGGGCAAAGGCCACCACTGAGACTGTAGATGCATTGAGAACTGGAGCTTCTGCAATGAAGGCAATGCAGAAAGCAAC GAATATTGATGATGTGGACACGACCATGGATGAGATCAATGAGCAGACTGAAAACATGAAACAGATTCAGGAAGCATTGTCAGCACCAATTGGTGCAGCCGCTGATTTTGATGAG GATGAATTGGAAGCTGAACTCGAAGAGCTGGAAGGTGCTGAGCTGGAAGAACAACTTCTTCAGCCTGCAACGACTGCTCCTGCAGCTCCAGTGCAGGCCCCAGCAGGTCCACAACGAAACCGTCCTACTCCAAAACGTACTGCTGAGGAAGATGAACTGGCAGCACTACAGGCTGAGATGGCACTTTAA
- the LOC122306793 gene encoding meiotic nuclear division protein 1 homolog isoform X1, producing MSKKRGLSLEEKREKMLQIFYESQDFFLLKELEKLGPRKGVITQSVKDVVQSLVDDDLVSKDKIGTSVYFWSLPSCAGNQLRNVYHKLESDLQSSKKRLVELVDQCNSLKKGREESDEREKALAELKAIEKKHNMLKDEMCQYADNDPAAFEAMKEAIEVAHAAANRWTDNIFTLRQWCSNNFPQAKEQLENMYKEVGISDDFDYLELSAVPLS from the exons ATG TCTAAGAAACGGGGTCTTTCATTGGAAGAGAAGCGTGAGAAGATGCTTCAAATATTCTATGAATCTCAAGACTTCTTCCTT CTTAAGGAGCTTGAGAAGTTGGGCCCCAGGAAAGGGGTGATTACTCAGTCTGTGAAAGATGTCGTCCAAAGTTTAGTGGATGATGACCTTGTTTCAAAAGACAAGATAGGAACTTCC GTGTACTTTTGGAGCCTTCCTAGCTGTGCTGGAAATCAG CTGAGGAATGTGTATCACAAACTTGAATCTGATCTCCAAAGCAGTAAGAAACGGCTTGTGGAATTAGTTGACCAATGTAATTCATTAAAGAAGGGACGAGAGGAATCT GATGAACGTGAGAAGGCTTTAGCTGAGCTAAAAGCCATAGAGAAAAAGCATAATATGCTGAAG GATGAGATGTGTCAGTATGCAGATAATGATCCAGCTGCTTTTGAAGCAATGA AGGAAGCAATTGAAGTGGCCCATGCAGCAGCTAACAGATGGACAG ATAACATCTTCACACTGCGGCAATGGTGTTCAAACAACTTTCCCCAGGCCAAAGAACAGCTTGAAAACATGTACAAGGAG GTTGGAATATCTGATGATTTCGACTATCTGGAGCTATCAGCAGTTCCACTAAGCTGA
- the LOC122306793 gene encoding meiotic nuclear division protein 1 homolog isoform X3: MSKKRGLSLEEKREKMLQIFYESQDFFLLKELEKLGPRKGVITQSVKDVVQSLVDDDLVSKDKIGTSVYFWSLPSCAGNQLRNVYHKLESDLQSSKKRLVELVDQCNSLKKGREESRKQLKWPMQQLTDGQITSSHCGNGVQTTFPRPKNSLKTCTRRLEYLMISTIWSYQQFH, encoded by the exons ATG TCTAAGAAACGGGGTCTTTCATTGGAAGAGAAGCGTGAGAAGATGCTTCAAATATTCTATGAATCTCAAGACTTCTTCCTT CTTAAGGAGCTTGAGAAGTTGGGCCCCAGGAAAGGGGTGATTACTCAGTCTGTGAAAGATGTCGTCCAAAGTTTAGTGGATGATGACCTTGTTTCAAAAGACAAGATAGGAACTTCC GTGTACTTTTGGAGCCTTCCTAGCTGTGCTGGAAATCAG CTGAGGAATGTGTATCACAAACTTGAATCTGATCTCCAAAGCAGTAAGAAACGGCTTGTGGAATTAGTTGACCAATGTAATTCATTAAAGAAGGGACGAGAGGAATCT AGGAAGCAATTGAAGTGGCCCATGCAGCAGCTAACAGATGGACAG ATAACATCTTCACACTGCGGCAATGGTGTTCAAACAACTTTCCCCAGGCCAAAGAACAGCTTGAAAACATGTACAAGGAG GTTGGAATATCTGATGATTTCGACTATCTGGAGCTATCAGCAGTTCCACTAA
- the LOC122306793 gene encoding meiotic nuclear division protein 1 homolog isoform X2, whose amino-acid sequence MSKKRGLSLEEKREKMLQIFYESQDFFLLKELEKLGPRKGVITQSVKDVVQSLVDDDLVSKDKIGTSVYFWSLPSCAGNQLRNVYHKLESDLQSSKKRLVELVDQCNSLKKGREESDEREKALAELKAIEKKHNMLKRKQLKWPMQQLTDGQITSSHCGNGVQTTFPRPKNSLKTCTRRLEYLMISTIWSYQQFH is encoded by the exons ATG TCTAAGAAACGGGGTCTTTCATTGGAAGAGAAGCGTGAGAAGATGCTTCAAATATTCTATGAATCTCAAGACTTCTTCCTT CTTAAGGAGCTTGAGAAGTTGGGCCCCAGGAAAGGGGTGATTACTCAGTCTGTGAAAGATGTCGTCCAAAGTTTAGTGGATGATGACCTTGTTTCAAAAGACAAGATAGGAACTTCC GTGTACTTTTGGAGCCTTCCTAGCTGTGCTGGAAATCAG CTGAGGAATGTGTATCACAAACTTGAATCTGATCTCCAAAGCAGTAAGAAACGGCTTGTGGAATTAGTTGACCAATGTAATTCATTAAAGAAGGGACGAGAGGAATCT GATGAACGTGAGAAGGCTTTAGCTGAGCTAAAAGCCATAGAGAAAAAGCATAATATGCTGAAG AGGAAGCAATTGAAGTGGCCCATGCAGCAGCTAACAGATGGACAG ATAACATCTTCACACTGCGGCAATGGTGTTCAAACAACTTTCCCCAGGCCAAAGAACAGCTTGAAAACATGTACAAGGAG GTTGGAATATCTGATGATTTCGACTATCTGGAGCTATCAGCAGTTCCACTAA